From the Cryptomeria japonica chromosome 2, Sugi_1.0, whole genome shotgun sequence genome, one window contains:
- the LOC131039188 gene encoding cyclin-dependent kinase F-4-like has product MGKYRLIEKLGEGGYGTIWKSINKWTDEVVAIKRLQKKKNDRFYESLFKEEEKSLRALQHPNILSLRDTYEEGGHLHIVLEYMDSDLWRIIKNRKEPSLSRTIQRLCFKILKALEYMHGLGYCHRDLKPENLLLKGNNIKISDFGLAINLKEKMEKNEPLDPNVATITYKAPELLLKSSSYDFAIDMWSLGVIIAQFYGLEPIFGSRSDWRNQIYNICSMIGCPSEKTWPEGLKLAESLDYQFPKEFYGENCRKNLHRLMSTVSEEVIDLVKCLCSWDPKRRPTVKQALSHPFFQSCNNTMNPKFFGYQTNSVLSRNVVFYGSKGFNIEKKERSIQGCVGRISRNSKEKGSARISIEKGSGIISDQRAWC; this is encoded by the coding sequence ATGGGTAAATACCGACTGATTGAGAAGTTGGGAGAAGGTGGTTATGGGACTATTTGGAAGTCCATTAACAAATGGACTGATGAAGTAGTGGCAATCAAAAGATTGCAAAAGAAAAAGAATGACAGGTTTTATGAATCCCTCTTCAAGGAAGAAGAGAAGTCTCTACGTGCACTTCAACACCCCAATATTTTATCACTGCGGGACACCTACGAGGAAGGAGGGCACCTCCATATAGTACTAGAATACATGGATTCTGATCTATGGAGAATCATTAAGAATAGAAAAGAACCCTCCTTGAGTAGAACAATTCAGAGACTGTGTTTTAAGATTTTGAAAGCTCTGGAATACATGCATGGACTTGGGTATTGCCACCGTGATCTCAAGCCTGAAAATCTCTTGCTGAAGGGAAACAACATCAAAATTTCAGACTTTGGGCTTGCTATTAACttgaaggagaaaatggaaaagaacGAGCCCTTGGATCCAAATGTTGCAACCATAACCTATAAAGCACCTGAACTTCTTCTCAAATCATCATCCTATGATTTCGCCATTGATATGTGGTCACTTGGAGTCATAATAGCTCAGTTCTATGGTCTTGAACCCATTTTTGGAAGTAGAAGTGACTGGAGAAATCAGATTTATAACATATGCTCTATGATTGGATGCCCCAGTGAAAAGACATGGCCCGAGGGATTGAAGTTAGCAGAGTCATTGGACTACCAGTTTCCAAAAGAGTTTTATGGGGAGAATTGTAGGAAGAATTTGCATAGATTGATGTCGACTGTGAGTGAGGAAGTGATTGATCTTGTAAAGTGTTTGTGCTCATGGGATCCCAAACGCAGACCCACTGTAAAACAAGCACTTAGCCACCCTTTTTTCCAGTCGTGTAATAATACTATGAATCCAAAGTTTTTTGGGTATCAGACGAATAGTGTGCTATCACGGAATGTGGTATTTTATGGCTCCAAAGGTTTTAACATTGAGAAAAAAGAAAGAAGCATTCAGGGATGTGTGGGTAGAATTTCAAGAAATTCTAAAGAAAAGGGTTCGGCTAGGATTTCCATAGAAAAAGGTTCAGGTATAATTTCAGATCAACGTGCATGGTGTTAA